The region GCGACCTTCCCGAAGTACTTCGTCAGCGCGCCGGCGTCGCTCTCGCGCTGCGGCACGAACGCCACCCAGTCGTAGTGCGCCTCGTGTTCGAGCCGAATCTCGACGCAGTCGGTGATCTCCGTTGCGAGCGTCTGGAGGTCCTCGCGGTCCTCGTCGTCGACGTCGGGATCCGGGGTCACCCAGATGGAGTCGACGATGCCGTGGACGACCCGCCAGCCGCCGGCTTCCAGTCGCTGTTTCGCCGTCAGCAGAATCTCGCGAGCGAATGCGTTGATCGCTTCGTGACACTCGATGCGGCCGAACTTCGCGTTGCTGAACCCCTGATAGCCGAAGCAGGCAACGAGGATCCACTTTAGCGCTCCCGACCGCCCTTCGAGTTCAGCCAGGCGGTCCTCGTCGGGGTCGTCTCGTTCCTTCTCGCGACGGATGGCCGCCTTGATCTCGTCGCGAGCGTCGATGATCGGCTGGAGCACGTCGACGAGGTAGCCCCGGTCGTCGCAGATCGAGTACCCGAGGCCGGGGACGTCGTCGCGGTCGCTGTGGCACTCACACCGGATGACGTCCGGCGAAACGTTCCGGGTACAGATGATGTTCGGGTACAACGAGGAGAAGTCGAGTTCGTGGACGTTCTCGTGAAGCCCGACCTCGGGTGCGAAGATGAAGCCGCCGCGGTCGGCATCGTGGAGCGTCCCCATCGACTTGTAGAACTCGTGGCGCCAGGAGTTCCACGGGACGAGGACGCCGCGGTCGTTGGCCTCACAGATTTGGATCGCCGTGAGGACGTTCCCGATTGACGCCCACGCGAGCTCCTGGACGGGCTTTTTCGAGCGCGACACGAGGTCGAGGACGCCGTCGAGGTTCGTTTCCCCGTAGAAGAACGTGTTCGATTCGTCGATGATCGCCCGGCCGGGCACGTTGTACCGTGCCGGGGAGTGACCGACGCGGCCGTAGCTCGAATACGTCGACCGGCTCGCGAGCTGCTGGTAGTCGACGTCCGGCCACCGACTCAGCGAGAAGTCGTCGACGCCGGCGTCCGTCGCCATCTCGTACAGGGTCGGGACGATCTCGCTCGTCGAGCAGACCAGGACGTCCGGATCGTGCGCGTCGAGCGCCCTCTGGACGGCGGTCAGGAGATCCGTCGGCGAGCCGGTAACAGTATCGCCGGCGACGGTCAGCTCGCCGTAGACGTCGTTGCTCGTTTCGGTCACTGGGACGCTGAGCCGGAGCGTCGACAGCTCACTCGCCGGCGTCGGATCGGCGCCGGTCTCCAGACAGTACCGGAACTCTCGCGAGAAGTCGACGTTGAAACAGGCGAGATCCCCGACTGGATAGTCCGACAGCTGGCGTGCCTGCCGGGCGAGTGGGGTGACGCGGTCGATGTGGGCGACGTCGACGGCGAGGACTGGTTCCTCGTCTCGTCGAAAGCCGGGGCGTCGCGCAACCATCTCGGTCGCGACGACATCCGGGTGCTGGTCGTACACTGACTGGAGTGTCGTGAGGTCGAGGTCGGACGCTGGGTCGCGAGGGGCGACGTAGAATCGCGGTGTGTAGTTATCCCGTTCTGTTGCGACGGCACCGTCGGCGGTCGCCTCCCACTCCAGGACGCGACCGTCGGTTAGGAAGTCAATTGTGAACGGCATTCTCTACAGAATCAACAGTGGAGTTCCAGATAATCGATGGCGTGTCACTTCCGGATTTCAGGGAACGATGGTCTCTCTCGCAACCATCTCGGTCACGGCGGCGACGGATGCTCGTCGTACACCGACTGGAGGATCGTAGGGTCGAGGTCGGCCTCTGGGGCGTGAGGGAAGACGTAGAAGCGTGGAGTTTGACATCCTCCGCGCCTTCTAGGGCGCGGTTTCCTCTGTGGAGTTTTCGGCTATGCCGATTCCCTGAGGGCAACATTCCCGTGGTGAACGGTACTCGGGTCTGTGCGCTGTTCTTTAGGACTTTCTTGAGAGCGTGGTGACTCCGACCAGGTGTGGTCGTCCCACTGGAACCGCACGGGCCGTGCCATCGGCCTGACTGCCTGTTTTGTGTGCCGCTCGAGAAACGTCTCTGACGCGGTTAGGTCGGCGTGCCCCTGGAACCCACACGGACAGGTGAGCGTGTCTTGATGCCGCGTCGTTCGGTCAGTCGATCCACACCGTGGACATTCCTGACTCGTCCACGCTTCCGATCTAACCTCGACCGAAATCCCGTATTCCTCTGCGGTACACGCTAATCGCTCTGTGAACTTCTTGAACGCCCAGAAGTTGTGGGTCTTGGCGTTGGTTTTGACCGACCAGTGTGTGTCCAGCACGTCGGTCAACCCGCCGATATACACCGTATCCACGCCCTCGGCGTACAGTCGGTCCAACAGGTCACGACACAGTGCTTCTTGAGCGTGGTCGCGGCGGCGGGTGCGTTTGCGGTACAGTCGCCGGATACGCTCGCTACTGTACCGGCCTTCCGGGAGCTTGGACTGCAACCGGGCAATCTCTCGTGTCGTCTCACGGAACCGCTGGAACAATTCGCGGCCTTCGTACAGGTATTGCTCGCCGGTCGTGGTGGTACAGGCGACGAGATTGTTCGCACCGATGTCCAGAGCGGCCGTTTCATCGGCCAGTGGCGTTGCCCGTGCACTATCAGACACAGTCACGGGTTGGGAAGCTCGGAAGGTGCTTTCAGTCTCGTCGTACCATAGCTCCAACCGGCCCTGTTTTTCGTAGTCGGGCCAATTCGGGTTACCAGCGATTTCGAGTCGGAGGCGGCCGGTGTGATCGTATCGGTCCTTCAGCTTGCTGCCGACCAGAATCTCAAGCCGAGACCGATCGCCCCACTCAGTCGTGTATGCGTCGTTACGAATGACGGTTCTGAGTTGGCGTCCGTCGTCCTCGTTGCCACGGAATCCCGGCGGGTTAGGATGTTCCGTAACCGACGTGTTCGACTCGTCGTGGTACTGGTCTTTCAGATGCGAGAAACTGCGCCACGCTTCGCTGTTTTTGCGTATCACCTGTTGAGCTGTAGACGCCCCGAGCACGCCTTTGTATCGGCCTTCGAGTCGGCCGGTATCGGCGTCCCATATGCCGCCTTCGAAGCCGTCCTCGTCGTTGTACCGCATAAGGCGTTGGTAGTTAACTTCGTTCCAGAGGGCGGCAGAAGCGTCCAACAGGTCCCGTAACAGTTGCTCTCCGGTCTCGGAGAGCGGTCGCACGGCGAACGTGTTGGTGCGCTTCATCTACCACCTATTGATCTGTTCCGTCGAAACGTAAACACTGTCCAGCCAGAGTGAAAGTAAAACTGGAGTCGCTACGTTGGAGGCTTCTGACCAGAAAAAACTGGAGTCGCTACGTTGGAGGCTTCTGACCAGAAGGAATACGGCGGAATATCAGCGGATCGGCCGCGATTCCCGTCTACCCTCTTCGGACCTTGGTTCCGAGAGGCGACGGCGTGTCGCTTCTGAGCACAGCAAATTAGTTCGAAAAGCGTTCTCAACGCTATGTTCTGGCTTCTTGTTCGTCGTCGTGGGGCTTCAGGAACGATTTCCGGAATCGGTGAGCCGACGTTAACCAACGTATTCGGAGATCCGCACCGAATGTTGGTTAAGACGTAACAGTGACGTCTGGCCACATACCGCGAGTCCCTGTCGTTAAATGCTATCAGATGATTCAGACGAACGCATCCATCTCGCTTAGCAAGGTTCGCTCAGTCTGCTGGACCGACATCGAGACTGAGTTCGCCAATTCATCGTTGACCCGTGCTTCGAGATTTGACGGCGGTGCTCGCCCGTCCGTATTGAGGAAGATACGGGAGCCGATATCTGCGTCAAACCCGACGACCGTCAGTTGGTCGTCGACTGCGAAGCCGGTTGTCTCGATGTCGAACGCAACGGTATCGAGTCCCGTCATTTCGTGGCTCCATACTGGTGGTGTTCCCGCTCGTGGCTCGCTTCCCGTTGTTCGAGTCCCCGTTCGAGCTCTTCGAGGCGTTCCTCGTGGTCCTCGAGGCGAGCCTCCTGTTCGAGATCGATGCTGAGCAGCGCCGGCAGCAGCGGGTTCTGGTGGTTCAACAGCCCGCTCGCGTCGGTATGCGCGCGGGCGTACTCGAACAGCCGGTCAAAGCGTGGCTGGTCGCGACGCCGCCGTCGGCAGCTTCCCACCCCAGGACGCGACCATCGTCCAGAAGTCGATAGTATACTACCCATCCTACTCGCTCACGCCTCCGTCGTTCGCTTTCCAGAACTCACCTGGTTGGATTCAGCCGGTGTACTCTCCATGAAGGAATATAGTATTTCACCAAAGAACTATGTTCCCCTGAACCGTGCGTTTCCATATGAACGACCGAAGTCCACCGGAGGAGTTTGCTGATGTCAACGAGGCGGTCGGCGAGGAATGGGAGGCCGAAACGACGCCCTACGAGCGCATTCGACACGTCGTTGCACATACGTACAGTCCCGTCTCAGCTGATGCCGTAGCTGACGATGCACGGACGGCTCCAAAGACCGCTCGAAAGCACCTGAACACACTCGCAGACGAGGGGTTTGTCGAGACGACACCCGGCGAACAGGGTGGCACGCTCTATCGCCGCTCACCTGAATCACTCGTCGTCGAACAGGCTGCCGACATCCTTGAGCACGTCTCAACCGATGAACTCGTCACCCGAATTCAGGAGATGCGCGAGCAGCTCACCGAGTATCGGTCCGAATTCGGTGTTGATTCCCCCGAAGAATTGGCGGTCAACCAGACGAATCAGGCCCTCAGCGAGACCGGGCCCCCACAGGACGAGATCGACCCAGAGACGATTCGTGAGTGGAAGACGCTCCGACGGAATCTCGCGTTCGCGAACGCTGCCCTCTCGATCGGCAATGCCGAGCAATTCGTCGACAGTGACCGTCGGTCGACTGACGACAGCGTCCCTGCCTGAGTAATGCGGGATTCTCCTGACCAAGCAGAAACCCATACTCTTCGGGGGGCTACGGATCGGCCGGCGCTACTGACGATTCGTGATGTCGTCGAGGAGATGGAACCGCTCGCAACACCTGAACTCGACGACTACCTCCATCCATCCGTCCTCGAAGTTGTGCTCGACGACGGACTATGTGCAGCCGATGAGGGCCGAATCGACATCCAGTGGACGACACGAGATGATTACAAGTTCCACTACACGGACACGCAAGGGGTGAATCTGCGCTGGGGAAAGCACCCACACGCAGACGACTACATCCACGTCCCCGGATTAGAACACTACCACCCACCGCCGAATGCGAGTTCTGACCCAGACGACGTCGAAGAGTCTTGTATCACACAGTCTCCCGAAGAGTTAGTCACTCGCGCCGTCCTCAAGCTCTGGCGGGTTGCCTACCATACAGACTCGTATGAACCACTCAACGCAGGTCGCAACCCGCCGTAGGAACTAATCCGAGTGCTTTCTTCCACGAACTCCCACTGAGAAGTAATTTCTTCAAGCGATAGGCTCCAGCGATTTCATCGAGAAATCCGACTTCGAGCAATACCGTTCTGCAAGCTCCATCAACGCTCGAGTCCGTCGAATATCGGCGACGTTGTGAGTGATGAGTGGCTCGTAGGCGCCATCCTTCCAAGCGGTGACTGCCTCGCTACTGTCGGTAAATGGATCCAGATCGTTCAATTCGGAGCCGATCAGTTCCTCGTAGACGCCACTCAGCGTGTCTTCACTCGTATTGAACCGTGTTTCGAAGACGTCCATTACGTCGACGTATGGCAACGTGCCAAAGGGCCACTCGAGCCCGTGCGTACAGAGCCGTGTGCGAAGGAACGGGAGGTCGAATCCTCCGTTCCACCGCTCACCGTTGTACGCAACGAGCTTTGCATCATGTTGGGTGAGTGTCGATGTGACAAACGTCGCCAGTTCGTTCAGGAGTTCCTGTTCGCTGTCGTGGAGTGAGAGCTGTACCGGTGTCTGGAGGGCGTCGTTGAGCCGATCTGCGAGGCCTGTTTGTGGTGCCGTTCCGGTATGGAGAAACACTCGCGACGAGACCGCGGAGTCGAACCCAACTACTGTGAGTTCATCATCGGCCTGAAATCCCGTCGTTTCGATATCGAATGCAATCGTCGTCAACTCAGTCATTCTACACCTCCAGTGGTACCTTCGGCGGGCGATTGCTGCTGTTCGCCCCCGGTTTCCGAAAGCCGTTGCTCAAGCTCTGATAGGCGCTCTTCGTGGTCGTCGAGGCGGGACTCCTGTTCGAGATCGATGCTGAGCAGCGCCGGCAGCAGCGGGTTCTGGTGGTTCAACAGCCCGCTCGCGTCGGCGTGCTCGCGGGCGTACTCGAACAGCCGGTCGAAGCGCGGCTGGTCGCGACGCCGCAGTGCCCGGCGGAACTCTGCCCAGCGCTCTTCGATGGCCCGCAGCGCATCTCGGTAGGTTGGGTTCGTACGCCCCATCGCTATCGTCCTCCTGCCCCGGTTGCGGTCCACGCATCGAGCAGGGGATCCGCGGTGGCCGCGACCGTCTCACCGTCAGCGGTGACGCCGGTTCCGACGCTCTCCGGAGTCGGCGTCGACGGCGTCGGCGTCGTCGGTTCCACGCCAACCTGCGTGGCGCGTGCCGCGAGCAGCTGACGCCAGTACGTGAACGTCGTCTGGTAGTACGCGCCGTCGTCGACGGGATAGACGAGCGTCTCGAAGTCCTCGCCGACGACCCGTGGTCCCATCCGGGTCTGCTCGCATTCCAGGTGGTGGTCGGCGGCCGTCGCGACCGGCACCGTGAAGTCGTCGCGCTGCGCCCGGGTGACGAGCACCGGGATGTCGTACCCCTCGGCGTAGGTCGCTAGCCGGGCGAGGGTTCGGGCTTGGAGGGTTTTCGCGTGAGTCTCGCCGAGGGTATCGTCGGCGCGGTACTGGGCGTCGACGGCCGGCGCGACGAGGAGGGCGGGCGTGTGGGGTGACGTGTCCTCGTCGCGACCTAGTGCCCGTCGACTGGCTGTCCCGATATCGGCGGTAGACATCTGGATCGACTTGTTCACTGCCGTCTGGAGATCACAGACGGCGCCGTAGTGCTGGTAGGCGGTGAATCCGCGGGCGACGTGAATTCGGTTGAGCAACCGTTGACTGGGCGCGATCTGGGCGAGTGTCGTTGTCGTCGCGTGACCATTTGCGTCGACCCAGAAGGCGGGCCCGTCGTGCAGGAGGAGATGGTCGAGTACGAGCGACTGCAGGATTGGGACGCCACGGCCTCCCTCGACGTCGAGCAGCGTGATTCCGTCGCCGAGTGACGGCAACAACATCTCGTCCGTAGACGGATCGGCCTGATCAGCAAGGGACCGATTGCGGTCAGCTCCCCGTGTCGGCTGGTCCACCGCCAATCGGTTCGGCGTTGAGTGTTCTCCCATACTCGACTAATTGTCTACGTTCCCGATAAGCCGCGGCGTGGCGCTTCCGCGTTTCAGGGAAGGGCTGGAAGGTATGTAGAACCGGACTCAGGCAACGGATTTCTGCCATCGTTCGACCGTTTCCAAGAACGTTTCCAGAGAGGAAGGCAGACAGTATCATCGGATTAACCAACAGACCGGGGATCCCAACTCGATTGTTGGTTAAGACTCCCTGAATGTATGGTGATCTCGCCCTCACACAATTCTGTTGACGGCCCGGCATATCCCCCGAGCCTACGATCTGATGTGATCGACGATTGTTTTCAGCGCGGTTACATCGTCGTAATTGTACTGTTTGAGTAGATCCCAGTCTGGTTCTTCGCCGTCAAGGAGATATCGCGTGTACTTGCTCCCGACCACAAACCCGTCGACGGTCGGGTCTTGATATTCAAAGCCGAGTGCGCTCGCTACGACATCCAATTTATGCCGATTGAAGGGCCCGAAGAGTTCCTGTTGGGCAGTAATTCCAAGGTCGTGTGTTCGCTCCAGATGGTCGAGCCCCTCAGTGATGCCGTGTTCGTCGAATCTGCGACTGAGACACTGCTCGTCGAAGTAGTTCCCTCCGTAGTAGATGATCGGCTCGGAGCCATGATCATCAAGGTACTCAGACAGCTCCTGAAGGAGTGCTGACTCGTCGTCCGGCTCGAAGAATTGTCGGTACGCATAGTTCTGGTAACTGTAGGTGCCGACCAGCCAGATCCGATCCTGCTGGAGATCCGTTTCTATGTCCAAGAGGAGAGGCTCCGTATCCTGAAGGTCGTCGAAGGCGGACTCGTTTAGAATCACGACCTCATCGTTTTCGAAAGCCTGTCGATGAGCAATCCACCGGTCCACGTGCCATGACGAGGCTCCAGGGAGGGCTTCGAGTTCGGCACGCCGTTCTTCGGTAATCTCATCTGGGCTAGTGATCCCTAACTCACTGAACTGTTCTACTCGGTTTCGCCCGACCTGGACGAGATCAGTCAGTCGACTCCCTAGCAGATGGCGAGTGTCGTAGAACTCGTACTCGATAGACTCGTTCGAGGCGTCGATGGTGATGAGTGCGTACCTTCCGGGGTCGTCTACTCCGTCGTGGGATGCGATGTTGATCACCGTGCCGTACTCGAGGGTTTCAGATCTCCCTCCGAATTGATGGCAATGACCGCAGACGGTAGCTGGGGGCTGGATGTCGTCTATGAAGCTCCTGACGGCCTTCGACCCGATATGTTGTTGCCCGAATCGCTTCCCGATATCGAGAATGCCGAAGGGAGGAGTGTGAGTGATAAGAATCGGAGTTCTGTCTTCACAAGCGGTGCGGTGTTCGGAAAGGTGCCGTTGGACGTCGTCCTCGGTATAGGTGATGAGACCAGGTCCCTGGGTCGATCCTTCCTGGCCGATGAACACGAGATCCTCGTAGATGTATGGTGTCCTGTGGAGGTCGGTGGTAAATTCCGCATCGAATTGCGGACCGGTTGACGGGGGGAAGTCGTCGTTTCCTCGGACATAGAGCGATTGTTGGTGCTTCGTGAGGCGAGCAAGTTCTGCAAGATGATCTGTGTCAGTATCGGCGTTTTTGAAACGTGAGAGGTCGTCGCCGGCATACAGTAGTAGATCAGGAGTTGGTTCTACAGTTTCGAGAATGGTGTAGAGATCGTCAATGGGTTGAGAGCGCCAGTCAGATACAGCGAGAATGTGGGTCATTTTGGTTGAGCGTAGTTAGTGTAGCCTCTTCTATCGTTTGTTTAGGTGTACCGTTTGGCATTAGGAGATTCTTCGCCCCGCTGTCGTTAACCAACAGCTCAGGCTCATCGGGACAATCTGTTGGTTAACGGTGTGATTCCTGTGCGACCACGTTGAAGATGCTTCCCTCCGAACTCCTCGGTATGTGTGGCCGGAACTCGCTCTTCATCGACCAGGCCGACCTCGAGGCTCGCTTCGACGCCGAGGTCGTCGCGGACGGCGGGTACACACCTCGATACAACATCGCGCCTGGCGACGACCTCCACATCATCACGAACGAGGATCCCGACGAGATTGACACCTACCACTGGGGGCTGATTCCATTCTGGGCGGACGAACCCGAGGAGGGCATCATCAACGCTCGCTCCGAGACTGCCGACGAGAAACGCGTCTTCGAGCGGGCGTGGGAATCACGTCCCTGCCTCGTCCCCTCGTCAGGGTTCTACGAATGGAAATCGCCGAACGGCGGGTCGAAGCAGCCCTACCGCATTTACCGGGAGGACGACCCCGCATTCGCGATGGCCGGGCTCTGGGACGTCTGGGAGGGCGACGACGAGACGATCTCGTGCGTCACGATTCTCACGACGGAGCCGAACGACCTGATGAACTCAATCCACGACCGGATGCCGGTCGTCCTCCCACAGGACGCGGAATCTGACTGGCTCGCCGCAGACCCGGACACCCGCAAGGAACTGTGCCAGCCGTATCCGAAGGACGATCTGGACGCCTACGAGATTTCGACGCGAGTCAACAACCCCGGCAACGACGATCCCCAGGTCATCGAGCCGCTAGACCACGAGCAATCGGGCCTCGGCGAGTTCAGTTCCTGATAGCTGACGGGCTTACGGTCACTGCATCGGTGACGCCGCCGCTGAATCGACGAGCGAGTATTCTCGGTCCCGACTCGTCCCTTCCGCCTCGAGAAGGTTGTACTGCTCCATCTTCGAGAGGTACGTGCGGATAGTCCGCTTCG is a window of Halobacterium hubeiense DNA encoding:
- a CDS encoding type B DNA-directed DNA polymerase; the protein is MPFTIDFLTDGRVLEWEATADGAVATERDNYTPRFYVAPRDPASDLDLTTLQSVYDQHPDVVATEMVARRPGFRRDEEPVLAVDVAHIDRVTPLARQARQLSDYPVGDLACFNVDFSREFRYCLETGADPTPASELSTLRLSVPVTETSNDVYGELTVAGDTVTGSPTDLLTAVQRALDAHDPDVLVCSTSEIVPTLYEMATDAGVDDFSLSRWPDVDYQQLASRSTYSSYGRVGHSPARYNVPGRAIIDESNTFFYGETNLDGVLDLVSRSKKPVQELAWASIGNVLTAIQICEANDRGVLVPWNSWRHEFYKSMGTLHDADRGGFIFAPEVGLHENVHELDFSSLYPNIICTRNVSPDVIRCECHSDRDDVPGLGYSICDDRGYLVDVLQPIIDARDEIKAAIRREKERDDPDEDRLAELEGRSGALKWILVACFGYQGFSNAKFGRIECHEAINAFAREILLTAKQRLEAGGWRVVHGIVDSIWVTPDPDVDDEDREDLQTLATEITDCVEIRLEHEAHYDWVAFVPQRESDAGALTKYFGKVAGDDDFKIRGIEARQRSTPPFIEDIQRDCIDRLDATRSPDAVLGRLERAIDELQAGNVAVEQLVERNRVSKPLEGYSQNTQNVAALKRAREQELAVHPGQDIEYVVVDDEKSSRDRVALAHEAVETYDASYYETQLVRAIESVLLPLGWDRTDIRRRLAETREVELTEFTAARNG
- a CDS encoding IS200/IS605 family transposase encodes the protein MKRTNTFAVRPLSETGEQLLRDLLDASAALWNEVNYQRLMRYNDEDGFEGGIWDADTGRLEGRYKGVLGASTAQQVIRKNSEAWRSFSHLKDQYHDESNTSVTEHPNPPGFRGNEDDGRQLRTVIRNDAYTTEWGDRSRLEILVGSKLKDRYDHTGRLRLEIAGNPNWPDYEKQGRLELWYDETESTFRASQPVTVSDSARATPLADETAALDIGANNLVACTTTTGEQYLYEGRELFQRFRETTREIARLQSKLPEGRYSSERIRRLYRKRTRRRDHAQEALCRDLLDRLYAEGVDTVYIGGLTDVLDTHWSVKTNAKTHNFWAFKKFTERLACTAEEYGISVEVRSEAWTSQECPRCGSTDRTTRHQDTLTCPCGFQGHADLTASETFLERHTKQAVRPMARPVRFQWDDHTWSESPRSQESPKEQRTDPSTVHHGNVALRESA
- a CDS encoding DUF7342 family protein, coding for MNDRSPPEEFADVNEAVGEEWEAETTPYERIRHVVAHTYSPVSADAVADDARTAPKTARKHLNTLADEGFVETTPGEQGGTLYRRSPESLVVEQAADILEHVSTDELVTRIQEMREQLTEYRSEFGVDSPEELAVNQTNQALSETGPPQDEIDPETIREWKTLRRNLAFANAALSIGNAEQFVDSDRRSTDDSVPA
- a CDS encoding ribonuclease H-like domain-containing protein, with translation MTELTTIAFDIETTGFQADDELTVVGFDSAVSSRVFLHTGTAPQTGLADRLNDALQTPVQLSLHDSEQELLNELATFVTSTLTQHDAKLVAYNGERWNGGFDLPFLRTRLCTHGLEWPFGTLPYVDVMDVFETRFNTSEDTLSGVYEELIGSELNDLDPFTDSSEAVTAWKDGAYEPLITHNVADIRRTRALMELAERYCSKSDFSMKSLEPIA
- a CDS encoding ribonuclease H-like domain-containing protein, which translates into the protein MTHILAVSDWRSQPIDDLYTILETVEPTPDLLLYAGDDLSRFKNADTDTDHLAELARLTKHQQSLYVRGNDDFPPSTGPQFDAEFTTDLHRTPYIYEDLVFIGQEGSTQGPGLITYTEDDVQRHLSEHRTACEDRTPILITHTPPFGILDIGKRFGQQHIGSKAVRSFIDDIQPPATVCGHCHQFGGRSETLEYGTVINIASHDGVDDPGRYALITIDASNESIEYEFYDTRHLLGSRLTDLVQVGRNRVEQFSELGITSPDEITEERRAELEALPGASSWHVDRWIAHRQAFENDEVVILNESAFDDLQDTEPLLLDIETDLQQDRIWLVGTYSYQNYAYRQFFEPDDESALLQELSEYLDDHGSEPIIYYGGNYFDEQCLSRRFDEHGITEGLDHLERTHDLGITAQQELFGPFNRHKLDVVASALGFEYQDPTVDGFVVGSKYTRYLLDGEEPDWDLLKQYNYDDVTALKTIVDHIRS
- a CDS encoding SOS response-associated peptidase, whose product is MCGRNSLFIDQADLEARFDAEVVADGGYTPRYNIAPGDDLHIITNEDPDEIDTYHWGLIPFWADEPEEGIINARSETADEKRVFERAWESRPCLVPSSGFYEWKSPNGGSKQPYRIYREDDPAFAMAGLWDVWEGDDETISCVTILTTEPNDLMNSIHDRMPVVLPQDAESDWLAADPDTRKELCQPYPKDDLDAYEISTRVNNPGNDDPQVIEPLDHEQSGLGEFSS